In one Magnetospirillum sp. WYHS-4 genomic region, the following are encoded:
- a CDS encoding Flp family type IVb pilin, whose translation MARNLIQAATGLWKDESGATAIEYGLIAAGIAVAILVAITTVGNGLQNTFNNVSNKL comes from the coding sequence ATGGCTAGGAATCTCATCCAAGCTGCCACGGGCCTCTGGAAAGACGAGTCCGGTGCGACCGCGATCGAGTACGGCCTTATCGCCGCCGGTATCGCGGTGGCCATTCTCGTCGCGATCACCACAGTCGGCAACGGCCTGCAAAACACGTTCAACAACGTCTCCAACAAGCTGTAA